One segment of Primulina tabacum isolate GXHZ01 chromosome 6, ASM2559414v2, whole genome shotgun sequence DNA contains the following:
- the LOC142548440 gene encoding uncharacterized protein LOC142548440, producing MNSTTATASEIVAKLNLKPHPEGGFYSETFRDSSLILSRSHLPSQYKVDRPVSTCIYFLLPSGSFSHLHRIPCAETWHFYSGEPLTVFELNETDGSAKLTCLGPDILSENQSVQYSVPPNVWFGSFPTKDIDVDISSDTEVIKQSSRDPEKHFSLVGCTCAPAFQFDDFEMANRSELISRFPKYESLISLLTFPD from the exons ATGAATTCAACAACAGCGACTGCATCAGAGATCGTGGCAAAGTTGAATCTAAAGCCTCATCCTGAAGGTGGGTTTTACTCGGAAACGTTCAGAGACTCCTCACTCATTCTCTCCAGATCTCATCTTCCCTCTCAAT ATAAGGTAGACCGACCTGTTAGCACATGCATATACTTCTTGTTGCCTTCTGGAAGCTTTTCTCACCTCCATCGCATTCCATGTGCAGAAACCTGGCATTTTTACTCGGGAGAACCTTTAACG GTATTTGAATTGAATGAAACTGATGGGAGTGCAAAATTAACATGCCTTGGACCTGACATTCTTTCGGAGAATCAATCAGTGCAGTATTCAGTGCCTCCAAATGTCTGGTTTGGTTCATTTCCAACCAAGGACATTGATGTTGATATTTCCTCCGACACGGAAGTAATCAAACAATCGTCAAGGGATCCAGAGAAGCACTTTTCTCTTGTTGGATGCACATGTGCGCCTGCCTTCCAATTTGATGATTTTGAGATGGCAAATCGTTCAGAACTCATTTCACGTTTTCCGAAGTATGAGTCCCTCATTTCTTTGCTCACCTTCCCTGACTAA
- the LOC142548439 gene encoding protein DEEPER ROOTING 1-like isoform X1, producing the protein MKIFSLLRKKGSHRQLNQESGMNHHMIHQSCREEFNDWPNALLAVGTFGNNSLKDSDKSNIQASSSLPRSPDHLEHITQEDSRETDKKLRIILNQHISTDSSFSGELEKYYASLEKFLEGLVNDDKIINKAKNSVPEKKNSRFHQTSSSDHGREGNNVRLENKRGGIGKRSLSFLLKKAFLCRGGSVLTAGIRDPITGPVLANSRMDKILRAILNGRVYPQRSSPKKYLDMDEGDSDGEEPKEATDGSKWVKTDRECKHTTYFCEQYCEKYLHFFAT; encoded by the exons ATGAAG ATCTTCAGTTTGCTGAGAAAGAAAGGGAGCCATCGTCAACTAAATCAAGAATCAGGGATGAATC ATCATATGATTCATCAATCATGCAGAGAAGAATTCAATGATTGGCCAAATGCTTTACTTGCTGTTGGGACTTTTGGAAATAACAGTCTCAAAGACTCAGACAAGTCTAATATTCAAGCGAGCTCAAGTTTACCCAGAAGTCCAGATCACCTGGAACACATTACACAAGAAGATTCCCGAGAAACTGATAAAAAGTTGAGAATAATTCTCAATCAACATATTTCCACTGATTCTAGTTTTTCTGGGGAGTTGGAAAAGTATTATGCATCGCTGGAGAAATTCTTGGAAGGTTTAGTAAACGATGACAAGATTATCAACAAGGCAAAGAATAGTGTGCCAGAAAAGAAAAATTCCCGCTTCCATCAAACCTCGAGCTCAGATCATGGCAGGGAAGGAAACAATGTAAGGTTAGAAAACAAAAGAGGTGGCATTGGTAAAAGGTCATTGTCTTTTCTTCTCAAGAAGGCATTCCTGTGTAGAGGTGGATCTGTGCTCACTGCCGGTATAAGGGATCCAATTACAGGGCCTGTGTTGGCTAATTCAAGAATGGACAAG ATTTTAAGGGCCATCCTGAATGGAAGGGTCTACCCTCAAAGGTCTAGCCCAAAGAAATATCTGGATATGGATGAGGGAGATAGTGATGGTGAAGAGCCAAAAGAGGCCACAGATGGAAGCAAATGGGTTAAAACAGATAGAGAATGTAAGCATACTACATATTTTTGCGAACAATATTGTGAAAAATACTTGCATTTTTTTGCAACATGA
- the LOC142548334 gene encoding subtilisin-like protease SBT1.8 codes for MSCPHVSGISALLKAAHPNWSPSAIKSALVTTTYTIDSTGSTLLDAFGLSSLTPWAYGAGHVDPLKALSPGLVYDATPEYYITFLCSSNYSIKEIETITNRLNVTCGRKFRDPCKLNYPSFAVVFNKSRVVRYTRELTNVGREGSVYHASIVSPPAVRVDVKPDNLVFKKVGGKRRYTVTIFKPEKGCRFIGSERVWFVYLEQRKTSSEQPGFIFVVESGIGYMGLNQNMWSVCLAKVIWMVSFVGFCKSRALK; via the exons ATGTCTTGCCCGCACGTTAGCGGAATATCAGCTTTGCTAAAAGCAGCACACCCAAATTGGAGCCCCAGCGCCATCAAATCAGCCCTCGTGACCACCACCTACACGATCGACAGCACTGGTTCCACTCTTCTCGATGCATTCGGCCTCTCTTCTCTGACCCCGTGGGCTTACGGAGCCGGCCACGTCGACCCTCTCAAGGCCCTCTCCCCTGGGCTCGTGTACGACGCCACGCCCGAATATTACATCActtttctttgctcttcaaacTACTCCATCAAAGAAATCGAGACAATAACTAATCGTCTTAACGTCACATGTGGAAGGAAATTCCGTGACCCGTGCAAGCTCAATTACCCATCTTTCGCCGTTGTTTTCAATAAGTCTCGGGTCGTAAGGTATACCCGGGAGCTGACAAATGTAGGGCGGGAAGGTTCGGTTTACCATGCGTCGATCGTGTCACCACCGGCTGTTCGGGTGGATGTTAAACCGGACAACCTTGTTTTCAAGAAAGTTGGCGGTAAGAGACGCTATACAGTTACAATATTTAAACCTGAGAAAGGATGCAGATTCATCGGCTCAGAGCGCGTTTGGTTCGTTTACTTGGAGCAACGCAAAACATCAAGTGAACAGCCCGGTTTCATTTTCGTG GTGGAATCAGGAATTGGGTATATGGGGCTGAATCAGAACATGTGGAGTGTTTGCTTAGCTAAGGTTATATGGATGGTTTCGTTTGTTGGATTCTGCAAAAGTCGAGCACTTAAATGA
- the LOC142548439 gene encoding protein DEEPER ROOTING 1-like isoform X2, which produces MKIFSLLRKKGSHRQLNQESGMNHHMIHQSCREEFNDWPNALLAVGTFGNNSLKDSDKSNIQASSSLPRSPDHLEHITQEDSRETDKKLRIILNQHISTDSSFSGELEKYYASLEKFLEGLVNDDKIINKAKNSVPEKKNSRFHQTSSSDHGREGNNVRLENKRGGIGKRSLSFLLKKAFLCRGGSVLTAGIRDPITGPVLANSRMDKILRAILNGRVYPQRSSPKKYLDMDEGDSDGEEPKEATDGSKWVKTDREYIILEM; this is translated from the exons ATGAAG ATCTTCAGTTTGCTGAGAAAGAAAGGGAGCCATCGTCAACTAAATCAAGAATCAGGGATGAATC ATCATATGATTCATCAATCATGCAGAGAAGAATTCAATGATTGGCCAAATGCTTTACTTGCTGTTGGGACTTTTGGAAATAACAGTCTCAAAGACTCAGACAAGTCTAATATTCAAGCGAGCTCAAGTTTACCCAGAAGTCCAGATCACCTGGAACACATTACACAAGAAGATTCCCGAGAAACTGATAAAAAGTTGAGAATAATTCTCAATCAACATATTTCCACTGATTCTAGTTTTTCTGGGGAGTTGGAAAAGTATTATGCATCGCTGGAGAAATTCTTGGAAGGTTTAGTAAACGATGACAAGATTATCAACAAGGCAAAGAATAGTGTGCCAGAAAAGAAAAATTCCCGCTTCCATCAAACCTCGAGCTCAGATCATGGCAGGGAAGGAAACAATGTAAGGTTAGAAAACAAAAGAGGTGGCATTGGTAAAAGGTCATTGTCTTTTCTTCTCAAGAAGGCATTCCTGTGTAGAGGTGGATCTGTGCTCACTGCCGGTATAAGGGATCCAATTACAGGGCCTGTGTTGGCTAATTCAAGAATGGACAAG ATTTTAAGGGCCATCCTGAATGGAAGGGTCTACCCTCAAAGGTCTAGCCCAAAGAAATATCTGGATATGGATGAGGGAGATAGTGATGGTGAAGAGCCAAAAGAGGCCACAGATGGAAGCAAATGGGTTAAAACAGATAGAGAAT ATATTATTCTGGAGATGTAA